One stretch of Lysobacter sp. KIS68-7 DNA includes these proteins:
- a CDS encoding AAA family ATPase: MAVNAAPDPLHVRFGEFELDQGNARLLRAGSPVALAPTPFELLCALARQPGAMLTKHALLDVVWGHRFVSDSVLKGAISDIRNALEDDPRQPRFIETVPRRGYRFVGRPVVMQPAAPGELAVAGEHRTGHDVDGAKGSGFVGRDAELSALERAWERANTGRRTLAWVAGEPGIGKTTLVEHFIAGFDEVSCARGSCVQSFGAGEPYHAVLEALSELGRRDDAVVPMLRDIAPTWLLQLPWLTTAEVREALQRELVGVHPERMLRELGEFLDRYTEHRPLLLVTEDLHWADRATTQLIDYVARRRGSARFMWLATFRLTEVIAMDHPLGALRHELRLAGLCEEIVLDSFSERETAAFLAARAPALAEDGAFVRALHDRTEGVPLFVASIADDVAARVRKGGVPVGELSEIPLPQGLSALIDHYLGRLDAGRRALLGAASVCGTRFRVETLATVLERDVLDVSDTCDALVREQGWLVATPESQQGLETSDDYAFRHALYRQAVLDRTTLPVRVELHRRIALALERERDAGADVTASALAAHFDQGRQPMSALGHYAEAAQAALQHLRPGECLALSERALVLIDQVEAGPARAAHELTLGTLRGIAAFQALGAGQVSRDAFARAAARLGETPDHPMRGLLLHGFGFLLNLRAEYDEALLTAARAEALGEATDDALLIVAAGTVQGQAHMAQGRHEAARRALERILPAVASLEEASETRLLGFIADPQVTARAMLSVPLVHLGLVQQARAHLDAAHARARSLGQPMAVMVAIWLDALVEVRLGNAERVASLAAEMLALVEEYALAQGRLAGRFFQGWAESRLGQPREGYRRIREACDENVALGMLSGTTETLTYAAEALIAAGDYEAAQANLDEALVLVERHDERICMPQLHLIDAAIARHRSNQGRADAAVRSAVKEARVQASPWLELLALTTLVEQGIPVAEDIDALAALVARLVEAQDTPLVARARALLAGRLPHS, translated from the coding sequence GGGACACCGTTTCGTCAGTGACTCCGTATTAAAGGGCGCGATCAGCGACATCCGCAACGCGCTCGAGGACGATCCGCGCCAACCCCGATTCATCGAAACCGTCCCGCGTCGCGGATATCGGTTCGTGGGACGGCCGGTCGTGATGCAGCCCGCCGCGCCTGGCGAACTTGCCGTCGCGGGCGAGCATCGGACTGGCCACGATGTCGACGGTGCGAAAGGCAGCGGGTTCGTGGGGCGCGATGCCGAGTTGTCCGCATTGGAGCGTGCCTGGGAGCGAGCCAACACGGGCCGGCGCACGCTGGCGTGGGTCGCCGGTGAGCCCGGGATCGGCAAGACCACGCTGGTCGAACATTTCATCGCGGGCTTCGATGAAGTCTCCTGCGCGCGTGGCAGTTGCGTGCAGAGTTTCGGCGCCGGCGAGCCTTACCACGCCGTGCTGGAAGCGCTGTCCGAACTCGGTCGTCGCGACGACGCCGTTGTCCCGATGCTGCGCGACATTGCGCCGACCTGGCTCCTGCAACTCCCTTGGCTCACCACGGCGGAGGTGCGCGAAGCGTTGCAGCGCGAACTCGTTGGCGTCCATCCCGAGCGCATGTTGCGGGAACTGGGGGAGTTCCTCGACCGCTATACGGAGCATCGCCCGCTGCTGCTGGTCACCGAAGACCTGCACTGGGCGGACCGCGCGACAACGCAGCTCATCGACTACGTTGCGCGCCGCCGTGGCTCGGCGCGCTTCATGTGGCTCGCGACGTTCCGCCTCACCGAAGTGATCGCGATGGACCACCCACTCGGCGCGTTGCGCCACGAACTGCGATTGGCCGGACTGTGCGAGGAAATCGTGCTCGATTCCTTCAGTGAGCGTGAAACCGCGGCATTTCTCGCCGCGCGCGCGCCCGCATTGGCAGAAGACGGAGCGTTCGTCCGTGCGCTCCATGACCGGACGGAAGGCGTGCCGCTGTTCGTCGCCTCCATAGCGGACGATGTCGCGGCGCGCGTTCGCAAGGGTGGTGTTCCTGTCGGCGAACTCTCGGAAATCCCGTTGCCGCAAGGCCTGTCTGCATTGATCGACCACTACCTCGGGCGGCTGGACGCGGGAAGGCGCGCGCTGCTCGGCGCGGCCTCGGTGTGCGGCACGCGGTTTCGCGTCGAGACTCTGGCCACGGTCCTGGAGCGCGATGTGCTGGACGTGTCCGACACCTGCGATGCGCTGGTGCGCGAGCAAGGTTGGCTCGTCGCGACGCCGGAATCGCAACAGGGGCTGGAGACAAGCGACGACTACGCGTTCCGGCACGCGCTGTATCGGCAAGCCGTCCTGGACCGAACGACGCTACCTGTCCGCGTTGAATTGCACAGGCGGATCGCCCTTGCGCTGGAGCGCGAACGCGACGCGGGTGCGGACGTCACGGCCTCAGCACTTGCAGCGCATTTCGACCAGGGACGCCAGCCGATGTCAGCGCTGGGCCATTACGCGGAAGCGGCGCAGGCAGCCCTGCAACACCTGCGTCCCGGCGAGTGCCTGGCGCTCAGCGAACGCGCGCTCGTGTTGATCGATCAAGTGGAAGCGGGGCCGGCGCGTGCCGCACATGAGCTGACGCTGGGGACGCTGCGAGGCATCGCGGCCTTCCAGGCCCTTGGTGCGGGCCAGGTTTCGCGAGATGCATTCGCTCGCGCTGCAGCACGCCTTGGCGAAACCCCCGACCACCCGATGCGCGGCCTGTTGCTGCATGGATTCGGCTTCCTGCTCAACCTGCGTGCGGAGTACGACGAAGCCTTGTTGACGGCCGCTCGGGCCGAAGCCCTCGGTGAAGCCACCGACGACGCGTTGTTGATCGTCGCTGCGGGAACGGTGCAGGGCCAGGCGCACATGGCCCAGGGACGACACGAGGCGGCTCGCCGCGCGCTCGAACGCATCCTGCCGGCAGTGGCCTCGCTGGAAGAGGCCTCGGAGACGCGGCTCCTGGGTTTCATCGCCGACCCCCAGGTGACGGCGCGTGCAATGCTCAGTGTCCCCTTGGTGCACCTGGGCCTCGTGCAACAAGCCCGCGCCCACCTGGACGCGGCGCATGCGCGCGCCCGGAGTCTCGGGCAGCCGATGGCGGTGATGGTGGCAATCTGGTTGGACGCACTGGTCGAGGTGCGTCTCGGCAATGCCGAGCGCGTGGCGTCTCTCGCGGCGGAAATGCTGGCACTGGTGGAGGAGTACGCCTTGGCCCAAGGGCGCCTGGCCGGTCGGTTCTTCCAAGGCTGGGCCGAATCGCGCCTCGGTCAGCCGCGCGAAGGTTATCGCCGCATCCGTGAGGCTTGCGACGAGAACGTCGCGCTCGGAATGTTGTCGGGGACCACGGAAACGCTGACCTATGCCGCGGAAGCGCTCATAGCGGCCGGGGATTACGAAGCGGCGCAAGCGAACCTTGATGAAGCGCTTGTCCTGGTCGAACGGCACGACGAGCGCATCTGCATGCCGCAGTTGCATCTGATCGATGCCGCGATTGCCCGCCACCGGAGCAACCAGGGCCGTGCCGATGCCGCAGTCCGCAGCGCGGTCAAGGAGGCCCGGGTGCAGGCCTCCCCATGGCTTGAATTGTTGGCATTGACCACCTTGGTCGAGCAGGGCATCCCGGTCGCGGAAGACATCGACGCGCTCGCCGCGCTGGTCGCACGTTTGGTCGAGGCGCAGGACACGCCCTTGGTCGCCAGGGCCCGGGCCCTCCTCGCGGGACGCCTGCCTCACTCCTGA